From a single Micromonospora sp. WMMD1102 genomic region:
- a CDS encoding tyrosine-type recombinase/integrase — MQALKVVDDHGVLRWLLAGEDGVPVEIVGRFLKFLQNRSLSPNTVAAYARDLTLFFRFLDHRGLTYEAIGPALVVEFLDFLTHLPVRRPGKRQALAVVTADAGGSGRRRAGSSINRTMAAVSSFYEFVITVEECDGENPVRKVDDVASGRVADRHRPFMGRASRQRPVRRAVRVKTVRGLPRPMAPEDVMELFATLTTQRDRAIFLLMLDGGLRPGEVLGLRIPDDVEYGRRRVHVRHRDDHPKGVRQKSRTDRVVDLHDPRTLAAVSDYVMTERPRDSGSPFLFLVGGRGRRRCEPLGYQALWASFARRCSRLGIRTPWTTPHALRHTHATAMWESGMRELTLQKRLGHASPESTRIYTRVSDPEVLADYEAATAAIIRRGEQAR; from the coding sequence TTGCAAGCGTTGAAGGTGGTTGACGACCACGGCGTGCTGCGATGGCTGTTGGCTGGCGAGGATGGCGTGCCGGTGGAGATCGTGGGCCGGTTCCTGAAGTTCTTGCAGAACCGGTCGTTGTCGCCCAATACAGTAGCCGCGTACGCGCGAGATCTGACATTGTTCTTCCGTTTCCTTGATCACCGTGGCCTGACGTACGAAGCCATCGGCCCGGCGTTGGTGGTGGAGTTCCTCGATTTCTTGACGCATCTGCCGGTACGCCGTCCAGGCAAGCGGCAGGCGCTCGCGGTGGTCACGGCCGACGCGGGCGGATCGGGACGGCGACGGGCAGGCAGCTCGATTAATCGGACAATGGCGGCGGTATCGAGCTTCTACGAGTTCGTGATTACGGTTGAGGAGTGCGACGGCGAGAACCCGGTACGCAAGGTCGACGATGTCGCCTCGGGCAGGGTGGCCGATCGGCATCGGCCGTTCATGGGCCGAGCCAGCCGGCAGCGTCCAGTGCGCCGTGCGGTCCGGGTCAAGACGGTGCGGGGCCTGCCCCGCCCGATGGCGCCCGAGGACGTGATGGAGTTGTTCGCCACGTTAACGACGCAGCGGGACCGAGCAATCTTCTTGTTGATGCTCGACGGTGGGCTGCGGCCCGGTGAGGTGCTGGGTCTGCGGATCCCGGACGACGTTGAGTACGGCCGACGTCGGGTGCATGTGCGCCACCGCGACGATCACCCGAAGGGTGTGCGGCAGAAGTCCCGCACGGACCGGGTGGTGGACCTGCACGACCCGCGCACGCTCGCGGCGGTGTCGGACTACGTGATGACCGAACGGCCCCGCGACTCCGGTTCACCGTTTCTGTTCCTGGTCGGTGGGCGGGGCCGTCGACGTTGTGAGCCGTTGGGCTATCAGGCGCTGTGGGCGAGCTTCGCCCGCCGCTGCTCCCGGCTCGGTATCCGCACGCCGTGGACCACGCCGCACGCGCTACGGCATACCCACGCCACGGCGATGTGGGAATCGGGTATGCGGGAGTTGACGCTGCAGAAACGGCTCGGGCACGCCTCGCCGGAGTCAACCCGGATCTACACCCGGGTGTCCGACCCGGAGGTGCTGGCGGACTACGAGGCGGCGACCGCGGCAATCATCCGCCGTGGGGAGCAGGCACGGTGA
- a CDS encoding site-specific integrase, translated as MPKQVKTVPRYLSTGDLDAVVEGIRALTDPYQRAACLIARWVGPRRSEILRLELDCLDTYPDGHPRLRISAGKTYTERIVPLHPEAADTLRACIEQTRARRQRPLVDEVTGKPTSYVFQLRGRLFSHYFLFDSALQQACEHAGLVDAGGGKTVTSHRFRHTVGTQLAEEGARIQTIMAILGHTSPAMSLFYARITDTAVLRDYQAALQPGAHLAGPAAEAIRNNDLSGQAVQWLTSNYYKTALELGHCLRLPEEGPCECDLFLTCSKFLTTAEYAPRLQQRYCLEQRLAEDATQRDWPREAERHTATARRIADLLTELGQPVAIEVNEPAAVSAGRPDSVARAASDSLFKPASRPHGAIQGVDAG; from the coding sequence ATGCCCAAGCAGGTCAAGACCGTACCCCGCTACCTATCGACTGGGGACCTCGACGCGGTGGTTGAGGGAATCCGCGCGTTGACCGACCCCTACCAGCGGGCGGCGTGCCTGATCGCCCGGTGGGTCGGGCCACGTCGCAGTGAAATCCTGCGCCTGGAACTCGACTGCCTGGACACCTACCCCGACGGTCACCCGAGGCTGCGGATCTCAGCCGGCAAGACCTACACCGAGCGCATCGTGCCGCTGCACCCCGAGGCCGCCGACACGCTACGAGCGTGCATCGAGCAGACCCGCGCGCGCCGCCAGCGTCCGCTCGTCGACGAGGTCACCGGCAAGCCGACCAGCTACGTGTTCCAGCTCCGTGGCCGGCTGTTCAGCCACTACTTCCTGTTCGACTCGGCGCTGCAGCAAGCCTGCGAGCACGCCGGCCTCGTCGACGCCGGTGGCGGGAAGACCGTTACCAGCCACCGGTTTCGGCACACTGTGGGCACCCAGCTCGCCGAGGAAGGCGCCCGCATCCAGACGATCATGGCGATCCTCGGCCACACCAGTCCGGCGATGAGCCTGTTCTACGCCCGCATCACCGACACCGCCGTGCTCCGCGACTACCAGGCCGCCCTGCAACCCGGCGCTCACCTCGCCGGCCCCGCAGCCGAGGCGATCCGCAATAACGACCTGTCTGGACAGGCCGTGCAGTGGCTGACCAGCAACTACTACAAGACCGCCCTCGAACTTGGCCACTGCCTACGGCTGCCGGAGGAGGGCCCCTGCGAGTGCGACCTGTTCCTCACCTGCTCCAAATTCCTCACCACCGCCGAGTACGCGCCCCGACTACAGCAGCGGTACTGCCTGGAGCAACGGCTTGCCGAAGACGCCACGCAGCGGGACTGGCCCCGCGAGGCAGAACGGCACACCGCTACAGCCCGCCGAATCGCTGACCTGCTCACCGAACTCGGCCAACCCGTCGCAATCGAGGTGAACGAACCAGCCGCCGTCTCTGCCGGTCGGCCCGACAGCGTTGCCCGTGCAGCATCGGACAGCTTGTTCAAGCCGGCCTCCCGACCACATGGCGCCATTCAGGGTGTCGACGCTGGGTAA
- a CDS encoding transposase — MRYVAIDMCTVFKSAVGRVLPHAQLVVDHFHLVQLANATVTEVRRRVTVQVRGRRGRKGNREWELRNRLTRNAARMRAEHVDDLQAELAALPARIGVPILAAWNAKEDLLDLLALTRTDPDRERVAVLLDRERYSECGYPQVR, encoded by the coding sequence GTGCGCTACGTCGCGATCGACATGTGCACGGTCTTCAAGTCCGCCGTCGGGCGGGTGCTGCCGCACGCCCAACTCGTCGTTGACCACTTCCACCTCGTCCAGTTGGCCAACGCCACCGTCACCGAGGTCCGCCGCCGGGTCACCGTGCAGGTCCGGGGCCGCCGTGGCCGCAAAGGCAACCGCGAGTGGGAACTGCGTAACCGGTTGACCCGCAACGCTGCCCGGATGCGCGCCGAGCACGTCGACGACCTGCAAGCCGAACTGGCCGCGCTACCCGCGCGCATCGGCGTGCCGATCCTGGCGGCGTGGAACGCCAAGGAAGACCTGCTCGACCTGCTCGCACTGACCCGCACCGACCCGGACCGTGAACGCGTCGCCGTGCTGCTGGACCGCGAGCGCTATTCAGAATGTGGTTATCCCCAGGTTCGGTAG
- a CDS encoding transposase family protein, with protein MVDTGLPVPGARHDSRALAESGIADRWANHLQPGGPGMVADLGYLGTAAITGHRKPRGGQLGDVRRACNQAINSTRAAVERAIAHLVNWKILDTGWRGRLTDFPEVLRTVTGLEIYRTWG; from the coding sequence CTGGTCGACACCGGCCTACCGGTACCCGGTGCCCGCCACGACAGCAGAGCCCTGGCCGAGTCCGGCATCGCCGACCGCTGGGCCAACCACCTCCAACCCGGCGGCCCAGGCATGGTCGCCGACCTGGGCTACCTGGGCACAGCCGCGATCACCGGGCACCGCAAACCCCGCGGCGGCCAGCTCGGTGACGTACGACGCGCCTGCAACCAAGCCATCAACAGCACCCGCGCCGCGGTCGAACGCGCCATCGCACACCTGGTCAACTGGAAGATCCTCGACACCGGCTGGCGCGGACGCCTCACCGACTTCCCCGAAGTACTACGCACCGTCACCGGACTGGAAATCTACCGAACCTGGGGATAA
- a CDS encoding isochorismatase family protein, whose amino-acid sequence MLPLLTKPLVAGRSALIVVDLMPRIVEQDLGPYKGVDVVARASRLVTAFRRVGGTVVLVRVDRPGVAQQPPGSGFVPELQPQPGDIAVVKHTIGAFYGTGLAERLRERGVETVVMTGIATTMGVESTARAASDHGFEVIFAADAMTGMTATEHEHALTVVLPRFGQVVTTDEVLDRLS is encoded by the coding sequence ATGCTGCCACTCCTTACCAAGCCTCTCGTTGCCGGACGTAGCGCGCTGATCGTTGTGGACCTGATGCCGCGTATCGTCGAGCAGGATTTGGGTCCCTACAAGGGCGTTGATGTGGTGGCCCGGGCAAGCCGTCTGGTGACAGCGTTCCGCCGAGTGGGCGGCACGGTGGTGCTGGTCCGGGTGGATCGCCCGGGGGTAGCCCAGCAGCCGCCCGGTAGCGGGTTCGTTCCCGAGCTGCAGCCGCAGCCCGGCGACATCGCGGTGGTGAAGCACACCATCGGCGCGTTCTACGGCACAGGCTTGGCCGAGCGGCTGCGGGAGCGCGGCGTGGAGACAGTGGTCATGACCGGTATTGCGACGACGATGGGCGTCGAGTCGACCGCGCGCGCTGCGTCCGATCACGGGTTCGAGGTCATCTTCGCCGCCGATGCGATGACCGGCATGACGGCGACCGAGCATGAGCACGCGCTGACGGTGGTCCTGCCGCGGTTCGGCCAGGTGGTCACCACTGACGAGGTGCTCGACCGGCTCAGTTGA
- a CDS encoding transposase, with product MTLRFYRRCATSDLPELHRLATTIETWWPQILAFIRTGITNAGSEGTNRVIKTIARDAYGFRNPVNQRLRTRCATTRRTRGHLNPR from the coding sequence ATAACGCTCCGCTTCTACCGCCGCTGCGCCACCAGCGACCTGCCCGAACTTCACCGCCTCGCCACCACGATCGAGACCTGGTGGCCACAAATCCTCGCGTTCATCCGCACCGGAATCACCAACGCCGGCTCCGAAGGCACCAACCGCGTCATCAAAACCATCGCCCGCGACGCCTACGGCTTCCGCAACCCCGTCAACCAACGCCTACGCACCCGCTGCGCCACAACCCGACGAACCCGAGGCCACCTCAACCCCCGCTAA
- a CDS encoding SigE family RNA polymerase sigma factor, producing the protein MESDVNDVEFEAFVQAMRSWLRREAYHICGDWHEADDLVQVALCTVYQRWDRLDRRAELGAYVRRVVLRRYLSERRRLRWRYEVPTLLAADAVSSPGSHTAVDDREMLLPALRRLGPRQRAVVTLRFLCDLSVEQTARALGCASGTITSQTVRALDALRRDLRF; encoded by the coding sequence ATGGAGAGCGATGTCAACGATGTGGAGTTCGAGGCATTCGTCCAGGCGATGCGATCCTGGCTGCGCCGCGAGGCCTACCACATCTGCGGCGACTGGCACGAAGCCGACGACCTTGTGCAGGTGGCGCTATGCACGGTGTACCAACGCTGGGACCGCCTGGACCGGCGGGCGGAGTTGGGCGCGTATGTCCGCCGCGTCGTGCTGCGACGTTATCTGAGCGAGCGTCGCCGGCTGAGGTGGCGATACGAGGTCCCGACGCTCCTCGCGGCGGATGCCGTCTCGTCACCAGGTTCGCACACCGCCGTTGACGACCGTGAGATGTTGCTGCCCGCACTGCGGCGGCTGGGCCCACGTCAACGTGCCGTTGTCACGCTGCGCTTCCTCTGTGACCTCAGTGTCGAGCAGACGGCGCGGGCACTCGGGTGTGCTTCGGGGACTATTACCAGCCAGACGGTACGGGCCCTCGATGCGCTGCGTCGCGACCTCAGATTCTGA
- a CDS encoding IS5 family transposase (programmed frameshift) yields MVPDGLWQRIEPLLPKRERNPRHPGRKRIPDRQVLCGILFVLHTGIQWEFLPQQLGFGSGMTCWRRLEEWNRAGVWQRLHELLLAELQAAGKLDWSRAVIDSSHVRAARRGFKSGPSPVDRARPGSKHHVLTEGAGIPLAVSLTGGNRHDVTELLPLIDKIPPVRSRRGRPRRRPDQLFGDRAYDHDKYRRAVRAKGIRPRIARRGQPQGSGLGVVRWVIERTIAWYHGMKRLRIRWERRDDIHEAFLALATCIITYRHVVRLC; encoded by the exons ATTGTGCCGGACGGGCTGTGGCAGCGCATCGAGCCGCTGCTGCCCAAACGTGAGCGCAACCCGCGGCACCCGGGACGTAAGCGGATCCCGGACCGGCAGGTCCTGTGCGGGATCTTGTTCGTGTTGCATACCGGCATCCAGTGGGAGTTCCTGCCTCAACAACTGGGGTTCGGCTCGGGGATGACCTGCTGGCGGCGGCTGGAGGAGTGGAACCGGGCCGGGGTGTGGCAGCGGCTGCACGAGCTGCTGCTGGCCGAACTGCAAGCGGCCGGGAAGCTCGACTGGTCTCGTGCCGTGATCGACTCCTCACATGTCCGGGCCGCCAGACGTGGCT TTAAAAGCGGGCCGAGCCCGGTCGACCGCGCCCGCCCGGGCTCGAAGCACCACGTCCTGACCGAGGGCGCCGGCATCCCCCTCGCGGTGTCGCTGACCGGCGGCAACCGTCACGACGTCACCGAACTGCTCCCGCTGATCGACAAGATCCCGCCGGTACGCAGCCGTCGTGGCCGACCGCGTCGCCGCCCCGACCAACTCTTCGGCGACCGCGCCTACGACCACGACAAGTACCGCCGGGCGGTACGGGCCAAGGGCATCCGCCCACGCATCGCCCGACGCGGTCAACCGCAGGGCTCCGGCCTGGGAGTAGTCCGATGGGTCATCGAGCGCACGATCGCCTGGTACCACGGCATGAAACGGCTACGCATCCGCTGGGAACGCCGCGACGACATCCACGAAGCCTTCCTCGCCCTCGCCACCTGCATCATCACGTACCGACACGTCGTACGACTTTGTTAG
- a CDS encoding helix-turn-helix domain-containing protein — translation MPANILLTPGTDEARSAVAEALRRHPGLTSRKLGAQADIPLPAVTEALKHMEAAGTATRTPDPTKGNRKSADTWELATTTEDTADATDEPTPADDTPATTDATPDTTDEPTPATTDATPDTASEATSADDDANGDGEPDEPTVPAPVSGAPVSAVPVAPRQPDLKVLIMAGVLGGHPDGITADEAINESGLSVVMGDTILAAMEVAGAARRLPVDDAGNELWVIGDGDLATVDPANAPTHTTCPTCGHTRKIRRPSARRTTGTGRATGEINSDGSVRLGKNELRNRVEAFMRDLGTGHEVTPGTVAREIGGRSPGAVRNAMEKLTGVGVLILTREAPETYALADNPPAPTAEVKAFLAPSQSDDTTADEADTDEATVAPVAA, via the coding sequence ATGCCCGCGAACATTCTGCTGACCCCCGGCACCGACGAGGCCCGGAGCGCCGTCGCCGAGGCGCTGCGCCGCCATCCTGGACTCACCTCCCGGAAGCTGGGCGCGCAAGCGGACATCCCGCTGCCGGCCGTCACCGAGGCGCTTAAGCACATGGAAGCGGCCGGTACCGCCACCCGCACCCCCGACCCGACCAAGGGCAACCGCAAGAGCGCCGACACCTGGGAACTCGCCACCACCACCGAGGACACCGCCGACGCGACCGACGAGCCGACTCCGGCGGACGACACCCCGGCGACCACCGACGCGACCCCGGACACGACCGACGAGCCGACTCCAGCCACCACCGACGCGACCCCGGACACGGCCAGCGAGGCGACGTCCGCCGACGATGACGCGAACGGGGACGGTGAGCCGGACGAGCCGACGGTGCCCGCCCCGGTGTCCGGTGCGCCGGTGTCAGCGGTGCCGGTCGCCCCGCGTCAGCCGGACCTGAAAGTGTTGATCATGGCCGGGGTGCTCGGTGGGCACCCGGACGGCATCACCGCTGACGAGGCGATCAACGAGAGTGGTCTGTCGGTCGTAATGGGGGACACGATCCTCGCCGCGATGGAGGTTGCCGGTGCCGCCCGTCGCCTGCCGGTGGACGACGCCGGTAACGAGTTGTGGGTCATCGGCGACGGTGACCTCGCCACGGTGGACCCGGCCAACGCCCCGACTCACACCACGTGCCCGACGTGCGGACACACCCGCAAGATCCGCCGCCCCTCGGCCCGGCGCACCACTGGCACGGGCCGCGCGACCGGTGAGATCAACAGCGACGGGTCGGTGCGGCTGGGCAAGAACGAGTTGCGTAACCGGGTCGAGGCGTTCATGCGTGACCTCGGCACCGGACACGAGGTGACCCCCGGCACCGTCGCGCGTGAGATCGGCGGCCGGAGCCCCGGCGCGGTGCGCAACGCCATGGAGAAGCTCACCGGGGTCGGTGTGCTGATCCTGACGCGCGAGGCCCCGGAAACGTACGCCCTCGCGGACAACCCGCCCGCCCCGACCGCCGAGGTGAAGGCGTTCCTGGCCCCGTCGCAGAGCGACGACACCACCGCCGACGAGGCCGACACCGACGAGGCCACTGTCGCGCCGGTAGCGGCCTAA
- a CDS encoding M23 family metallopeptidase: protein MLLLTAATAGVVSSVFGGGGAVGSCGDTLPVCDGAPITASGWTRPVAGTAGSGFRTGRRPGHDGVDIMAVKGAVIRAASGGVVVRVRCNVGRNSWEPTGGPVPCDRDGYPGLGGCGWYTDIRHAGDVVSRYCHLVRQPVVRVGQTVIAGQPIGHVGSSGNSSGPHLHYEIHEGYPATEKNAVDPVPFMRRKGVSL, encoded by the coding sequence TTGCTGCTGCTTACCGCCGCTACCGCCGGAGTCGTCTCCTCGGTGTTCGGCGGGGGCGGGGCCGTAGGTAGCTGCGGCGATACGTTGCCGGTCTGTGACGGTGCGCCGATCACCGCGTCCGGGTGGACCCGTCCGGTAGCGGGCACGGCCGGTTCCGGCTTCCGCACCGGCCGCCGGCCCGGCCACGACGGAGTCGACATCATGGCAGTGAAAGGCGCCGTCATCCGTGCCGCGTCCGGTGGCGTGGTGGTGCGCGTGCGGTGCAACGTCGGGAGGAACTCGTGGGAACCGACCGGCGGGCCGGTGCCGTGCGACCGTGACGGCTACCCCGGCCTCGGCGGGTGCGGCTGGTACACGGACATCCGCCACGCTGGCGACGTCGTGTCGCGTTACTGCCACCTGGTGCGACAGCCGGTTGTCCGGGTAGGACAGACGGTGATTGCAGGGCAGCCTATCGGCCACGTCGGCAGTTCCGGGAACTCGTCCGGACCACATTTGCACTACGAGATCCACGAAGGCTATCCCGCCACCGAGAAAAATGCGGTTGACCCGGTGCCGTTCATGCGCCGAAAAGGCGTATCCCTGTAA
- a CDS encoding replication-relaxation family protein has protein sequence MAAELGRLTPRDRHLLDLLDQHRTFTTDQLVDLAFGSVGRARNRLNTLHGRDILDRFRHYQRPGSQAWRWTLGPVGAAIIAAGRDEALPRPAVVRDATARLAMSPTLAHLVTVNGFFVALTAHARTHPGARLARWWNEARCREACGNLVRPDGHGVWADNGRAVPFWVEADLGTETLGRVVGKLGGYAALPPRRGYPVLFWLPTTARETNLHAHLRRAGVPDGVTVATATADNGGPAGPVWRIVGHPDRVSLAELPAPGGDGGALWAG, from the coding sequence GTGGCCGCCGAACTCGGCCGGCTCACTCCCCGAGACCGGCACCTCCTGGACCTGCTCGACCAGCACCGGACCTTCACCACCGATCAGCTCGTCGACCTCGCCTTCGGCTCGGTCGGCCGTGCCCGCAACCGGCTCAACACCCTCCACGGCCGAGACATCCTCGACCGATTCCGGCACTACCAGCGGCCCGGCTCGCAAGCGTGGCGGTGGACCCTAGGCCCGGTCGGCGCGGCCATCATCGCGGCCGGACGCGACGAGGCGCTACCTCGTCCGGCTGTCGTACGCGACGCTACCGCCCGACTCGCCATGTCCCCGACACTGGCGCACCTGGTGACGGTGAACGGGTTCTTCGTCGCGCTCACGGCTCATGCCCGCACGCACCCCGGGGCGCGGTTGGCGCGGTGGTGGAACGAGGCACGCTGCCGTGAGGCGTGCGGCAACCTGGTACGCCCGGACGGGCACGGCGTGTGGGCCGACAACGGGCGCGCGGTGCCGTTCTGGGTCGAGGCTGACCTCGGTACCGAAACGCTGGGCAGAGTCGTGGGCAAGCTGGGCGGCTACGCCGCGCTACCGCCCCGGCGCGGGTATCCGGTGCTGTTCTGGCTACCCACCACCGCCCGTGAGACCAACCTGCACGCCCACCTCCGGCGGGCCGGGGTGCCCGACGGGGTGACCGTGGCCACCGCCACCGCCGACAACGGCGGTCCGGCGGGGCCGGTCTGGCGCATCGTCGGGCACCCCGACCGGGTGAGCCTGGCCGAACTGCCCGCACCGGGCGGGGACGGTGGCGCGCTGTGGGCCGGCTAG
- a CDS encoding type IV secretory system conjugative DNA transfer family protein encodes MNKSKTKAAASNTRTECRRLKLVPLDERHGLGGKVIGVTNAGPPIRVGISLTDCRYHLHALGPTGTGKTTLLMRIILDDVQAGRGVAAFDPAKGDLIRDLLARLPRTCGDRLVLIDPDERAAPPAINLLDAAVHGGSAHEVAANLTAVMAKVWSRWWGHRTADICYHGLLTLAHLEGATLAQLPRLLSDSTLRTRWVNAVTGKLNAWEGNTLGEFWEGFNELPAAQRSGLVAPLLSRLRLVLAHPMANSLFGVPATTFSFADILDGGVLLARLPKGVIGEDGTRLVGSLLLAGLWQATTARARIPEDDRPDAMIVLDECHNFLHLPIGIDDALAEARGLHTSFVLAHQYLGQLSRDMVEAIDANARNKVYFALAPRDAIDQARHLRPYLDDGDLIRLGGYEVVLRPVANGRVVPPVTADTEPPPPAVKGRAGELRRAARDHTGLAAVQRRRLFGETATAAAPAEMSTPVEGAVVELVGRNTFALHPEWSNETSNERSNEQSNDHEQPGEHAPLNTSYAHVDRGEEDWWTGTD; translated from the coding sequence TTGAACAAGTCCAAGACCAAGGCCGCCGCGTCGAACACCCGCACCGAGTGCCGCCGGTTGAAACTGGTGCCCCTGGACGAGCGACACGGCCTGGGCGGCAAGGTCATCGGCGTCACCAACGCCGGACCGCCGATCCGAGTCGGGATCTCCCTGACCGACTGCCGGTACCACCTCCACGCGCTCGGACCGACCGGCACAGGCAAGACGACGCTGCTGATGCGCATAATCCTCGACGACGTGCAGGCCGGGCGCGGCGTCGCCGCGTTCGACCCGGCCAAGGGCGACCTCATCCGTGACTTGCTCGCCCGACTGCCCAGGACGTGTGGGGACCGGCTGGTCCTCATCGACCCGGACGAACGGGCCGCGCCACCGGCGATCAACCTGCTCGACGCGGCCGTGCACGGCGGCAGCGCACATGAGGTGGCCGCGAACCTCACGGCGGTAATGGCGAAGGTGTGGTCACGATGGTGGGGCCACCGCACCGCCGACATCTGCTACCACGGCCTGCTCACCCTCGCCCACCTCGAAGGCGCCACCCTCGCCCAACTACCGCGGCTGCTGTCCGACTCGACCCTGAGAACCAGATGGGTCAACGCCGTCACCGGCAAGCTGAACGCCTGGGAGGGCAACACCCTCGGCGAGTTCTGGGAAGGGTTCAACGAGCTGCCCGCCGCGCAGCGCTCCGGCCTCGTCGCCCCGCTGCTGTCCCGGCTACGTCTCGTGCTGGCGCACCCGATGGCGAACAGCCTGTTTGGGGTGCCGGCCACCACCTTCTCGTTCGCCGACATCCTCGACGGCGGCGTGCTACTGGCCCGGCTACCGAAGGGTGTCATCGGCGAGGACGGCACCCGCCTGGTCGGGTCGCTGCTGCTGGCGGGGCTGTGGCAGGCCACCACCGCCCGCGCCCGCATCCCCGAGGACGACCGTCCCGACGCGATGATCGTTTTGGACGAGTGCCACAACTTTCTGCACCTGCCCATTGGCATCGATGACGCCCTCGCCGAGGCCCGTGGCCTGCACACCTCGTTCGTCCTCGCCCATCAGTACCTCGGCCAACTGTCCAGGGACATGGTGGAGGCGATCGACGCGAACGCCCGCAACAAGGTGTACTTCGCCCTCGCCCCCCGTGATGCCATCGACCAGGCCCGGCACCTGCGGCCGTACCTCGATGACGGGGACCTGATCCGCCTCGGCGGCTACGAAGTCGTCCTCCGGCCCGTCGCCAACGGACGGGTCGTGCCACCGGTCACCGCCGACACCGAGCCCCCACCCCCGGCCGTCAAGGGACGTGCCGGCGAGCTGCGCCGAGCGGCCCGCGACCACACCGGCCTCGCCGCCGTGCAACGTCGCCGGCTGTTCGGCGAGACCGCGACCGCTGCCGCACCGGCCGAGATGTCGACGCCGGTCGAGGGGGCGGTGGTGGAGCTGGTGGGTCGCAACACCTTCGCCCTCCACCCCGAGTGGTCTAACGAGACCTCTAACGAGCGATCAAACGAGCAGTCCAACGACCACGAACAGCCGGGTGAACACGCCCCCTTGAACACGTCATACGCGCACGTCGACCGGGGTGAGGAGGACTGGTGGACCGGAACCGACTGA